From the Streptomyces sp. Tu 2975 genome, one window contains:
- a CDS encoding GNAT family N-acetyltransferase yields the protein MTPGGGRGITVTLCRDPDAFAALAPEWNRLHDDCPTATPFQSHAWLHSWWRSYGTSGRLRVVLVRRDGRLIGAAPLTLTHGPMPLLVPLGGPISDHCDVLVDGGDVRTAVGALERGLHRAARRAVIDLREVRPGAAAERLYESWKGARARLTDSVCMELPAAPVEELARRMTSARAQRVRAKLRKIDALKIEAHPVPEADVAEAVAHLLRLHELQWRGRAVNPEHLRPRFAAHLVRATREMARRGEAVLTEFRMDGEVVAAALTLRSGSMAGGYLYGADPALRDRKADVATMLLRHDAQQAADDGRGVLSLLRGAEPYKNSWRPETVTNQRLLLAPATLEPLLRLHETRARLRDRAAGAVRERLPAAREWRDRLSSRRAAAARR from the coding sequence GTGACCCCCGGAGGCGGGCGGGGGATCACCGTCACCCTGTGCCGCGATCCGGACGCTTTCGCCGCACTGGCGCCGGAGTGGAACCGGCTGCACGACGACTGCCCCACCGCCACCCCCTTCCAGAGCCACGCCTGGCTCCACTCCTGGTGGCGCAGCTACGGCACGAGCGGCCGGCTGCGCGTCGTCCTCGTCCGCCGCGACGGCCGGCTGATCGGCGCCGCGCCGCTGACGCTGACGCACGGACCGATGCCGCTGCTCGTGCCGCTGGGCGGTCCGATCTCCGACCACTGCGACGTCCTCGTCGACGGCGGCGACGTCCGGACCGCGGTCGGGGCGCTGGAGCGGGGCCTGCACAGGGCGGCACGCCGCGCGGTGATCGACCTGCGCGAGGTGCGCCCCGGCGCGGCGGCGGAACGGCTCTACGAGAGCTGGAAGGGCGCCCGGGCCCGGCTCACCGACTCCGTCTGCATGGAGCTCCCGGCCGCTCCCGTCGAGGAGCTCGCCCGGCGGATGACGAGCGCCAGGGCGCAGCGGGTGCGCGCCAAACTGCGCAAGATCGACGCGCTGAAGATCGAGGCCCACCCCGTGCCCGAGGCGGACGTCGCGGAGGCCGTCGCGCACCTGCTGCGGCTGCATGAACTCCAGTGGCGCGGCCGCGCCGTCAACCCGGAGCACCTCAGGCCCCGGTTCGCCGCCCATCTGGTGCGCGCCACCCGGGAGATGGCCCGCCGCGGGGAGGCCGTCCTGACGGAGTTCCGGATGGACGGCGAGGTCGTCGCGGCCGCGCTCACCCTGCGCTCGGGCAGCATGGCGGGTGGATATCTGTACGGGGCGGACCCCGCGCTCCGGGACCGGAAGGCCGACGTGGCGACCATGCTGCTGCGCCACGACGCGCAGCAGGCAGCCGACGACGGGCGGGGCGTGCTCAGCCTGCTGCGGGGGGCGGAGCCGTACAAGAACAGCTGGCGTCCGGAGACCGTCACCAACCAGCGGCTGCTGCTCGCGCCGGCCACGCTGGAGCCGCTGCTGCGGCTGCACGAGACACGCGCCCGGCTGCGCGACAGGGCCGCCGGGGCGGTGCGCGAGCGGCTGCCCGCCGCACGCGAGTGGCGCGACCGGCTGAGCAGCCGGCGGGCGGCCGCCGCGAGGCGCTGA
- a CDS encoding glycosyltransferase, giving the protein MTVFHLVQPVEGGVARVVTDLVRAQVGEGIRTVVACPPQGRLPHLAAQAGAQVHSWPAGREPGPRLASEVRAVARLIRAGAPHIVHAHSAKAGLAGRLAVRGRVPTVFQPHAWSFDAVRGRSADLALTWERHGTRWSTRTLCVSESERRAGEEAGIRARWSVIRNGIDLTYFTARGSRGREEARALLPELNRLPVRTPLVVCVGRLCRQKGQDVLLRAWTEVSRAVPGARLVLVGDGPDREALRQGAPPGVLFAGDRADTRPWLHAADVAVLPSRWEGMALAPLEAMACGLPVVVTDVSGARESLPPGHEPYALVPPEDPAALAAALVRLLTDAALRQDLGRGAEEHTRATSDVRRTAAAVLHLYQELLSPQRPLTRERSER; this is encoded by the coding sequence ATGACGGTGTTCCACCTGGTTCAGCCGGTGGAGGGGGGAGTCGCGCGGGTCGTCACCGACCTGGTCAGGGCACAGGTCGGCGAGGGGATCCGGACCGTCGTCGCCTGCCCTCCGCAGGGACGGCTTCCCCACCTGGCGGCACAGGCCGGTGCGCAGGTGCATTCCTGGCCGGCCGGGCGGGAGCCGGGTCCGCGGCTCGCGAGCGAAGTACGGGCCGTCGCACGGCTGATCCGGGCCGGCGCACCGCACATCGTGCACGCGCACAGCGCCAAGGCCGGACTCGCCGGGCGGCTCGCCGTACGCGGCCGGGTGCCGACGGTCTTCCAGCCGCACGCCTGGTCGTTCGACGCGGTACGGGGGCGCAGCGCCGACCTCGCCCTGACCTGGGAGCGGCACGGCACGCGCTGGAGCACCCGCACCCTCTGCGTCAGCGAGAGCGAGCGCCGCGCGGGCGAAGAGGCGGGAATCCGTGCCCGCTGGTCGGTCATCCGCAACGGCATCGACCTGACGTACTTCACCGCACGCGGCAGCCGCGGCCGCGAGGAGGCCCGCGCCCTTCTGCCGGAGCTGAACCGTTTGCCCGTGCGGACGCCCCTCGTCGTCTGCGTGGGCCGCTTGTGCCGGCAGAAGGGACAGGACGTGCTGCTGCGGGCCTGGACCGAGGTGTCGCGGGCGGTCCCCGGCGCCCGGCTCGTCCTGGTCGGCGACGGGCCGGACCGGGAGGCGCTTCGGCAGGGCGCCCCGCCAGGGGTGCTCTTCGCGGGCGACCGCGCCGACACCCGGCCGTGGCTGCACGCCGCGGACGTGGCCGTACTGCCCTCGCGCTGGGAGGGCATGGCGCTCGCCCCGCTGGAGGCGATGGCCTGCGGGCTGCCCGTCGTGGTCACCGACGTCAGCGGCGCCAGGGAGAGCCTGCCGCCCGGCCATGAGCCGTACGCGCTGGTCCCGCCCGAGGATCCGGCCGCGCTCGCCGCGGCGCTGGTCCGGCTGCTGACGGATGCCGCGCTCCGCCAGGACCTGGGCCGCGGGGCCGAGGAGCACACACGGGCCACGTCCGACGTGCGCAGGACGGCAGCGGCCGTCCTCCACCTGTACCAGGAACTACTGAGCCCGCAACGGCCCTTGACGAGGGAGCGCAGCGAACGATGA
- a CDS encoding lipopolysaccharide biosynthesis protein codes for MTETSEQEPAARGRFRRLAKITLPVWWPLPVCALLGTACGASYGLLKAPEYASTSYVVAVAAKGSDPAAALGFAQAYGRIATSDSTLAYARVAAGVPTSELRERVETETSPDSPMIAITGTSTDPDQAADIANAVADAVFVSSNQVSKNTGVSLTLFSQAISPDESVSPSLPVAAAVGGCAGGLLGGLALLVGPRRRAAVPTVGVPAPAHHAEPAGERELV; via the coding sequence ATGACCGAGACGTCCGAGCAGGAGCCCGCCGCCCGCGGCCGGTTCCGCCGCCTCGCGAAGATCACCCTGCCCGTCTGGTGGCCCCTGCCGGTCTGCGCCCTGCTCGGCACGGCCTGCGGTGCCTCGTACGGCCTGCTCAAAGCACCCGAATACGCCTCCACCAGCTATGTCGTCGCCGTGGCCGCCAAGGGCTCCGACCCCGCGGCGGCGCTCGGCTTCGCCCAGGCCTACGGGCGGATCGCCACCAGCGACTCGACCCTCGCGTACGCACGTGTCGCGGCAGGCGTGCCGACGAGCGAACTGCGCGAACGGGTGGAGACGGAGACGTCCCCCGACTCGCCGATGATCGCGATCACCGGCACGTCCACCGATCCGGACCAGGCCGCCGACATCGCCAACGCGGTCGCCGACGCCGTGTTCGTGAGCAGCAATCAGGTGTCCAAGAACACCGGCGTCTCACTGACCCTTTTCTCGCAGGCCATCTCCCCGGACGAGTCCGTCTCCCCTTCGCTTCCCGTCGCCGCCGCGGTCGGCGGCTGCGCGGGCGGACTGCTCGGGGGGCTGGCGCTGCTCGTGGGACCGCGCCGCAGGGCCGCCGTCCCCACCGTCGGCGTGCCCGCGCCCGCGCACCACGCCGAACCGGCGGGCGAACGGGAGCTGGTGTGA
- a CDS encoding exopolysaccharide biosynthesis polyprenyl glycosylphosphotransferase: protein MTTESAPAPHSARATAARRPAPLVHAPRRTAARRPPVRAHRHPARRERPTALLLADATAAVVTLALAPALLWPTAPWPAVSAVPLVLVQGVLHTWRGLYRRRLSPSALAELPVLLGLAMLQWYALTATFAAQDPPYEIALTAPALAGGGQALLACAGRAAVHHARRRSAARRPRSTLVVGRGPVAQQVTAALYEHPEYGLRPVGQVDPAGLGGPVHAALPVLAGPEDVSRAVIQNAVGHAVFTRPPGTGPESAALLRLFARHGCRVWLVDGTPAEPGRQRRAPGRDHLWGFPVRPLDAARRPFSLTGKRVMDVCLAAVALVAAAPVLVVCALAVRLFDGPGIIFRQERIGLDGRPFVLLKFRTISPVDEHESATRWSVASDRRMSVTGSLLRRTSLDELPQLWNVLRGDMSLVGPRPERPYFVAKFSRVHPGYQARHRMPVGITGLAQIHGLRGDTSIEERARFDNHYIDTWSLWQDVCILVRTAASMLRLGGS from the coding sequence ATGACGACGGAGAGTGCCCCTGCTCCCCACAGTGCCCGGGCGACGGCCGCACGCCGCCCGGCGCCCTTGGTCCACGCGCCGCGCCGAACGGCAGCCCGCCGTCCACCCGTCCGTGCGCACCGTCACCCCGCCCGCCGGGAACGTCCGACCGCGCTGCTCCTGGCCGACGCCACCGCCGCCGTCGTCACGCTGGCCCTCGCACCGGCCCTGCTGTGGCCCACGGCTCCCTGGCCGGCCGTGTCGGCGGTGCCGCTCGTGCTGGTCCAAGGCGTGCTGCACACCTGGCGCGGCCTCTACCGGCGCAGGCTTTCGCCGTCCGCGCTCGCCGAACTGCCCGTGCTCCTCGGGCTCGCGATGCTCCAGTGGTACGCCCTCACCGCCACGTTCGCCGCCCAGGACCCCCCCTACGAAATCGCCCTGACCGCACCGGCCCTCGCCGGCGGCGGCCAGGCGCTGCTCGCCTGCGCCGGGCGGGCGGCCGTCCACCACGCGCGCCGGCGGTCGGCCGCGCGTAGGCCGCGGTCCACCCTCGTCGTCGGCCGGGGGCCGGTCGCCCAGCAGGTCACCGCGGCGCTGTACGAGCACCCCGAGTACGGCTTGCGGCCGGTCGGCCAGGTCGATCCCGCCGGCCTGGGCGGGCCGGTCCACGCGGCCCTTCCCGTCCTGGCCGGACCGGAGGACGTCAGCCGCGCGGTCATCCAGAACGCCGTCGGCCACGCCGTCTTCACCCGGCCGCCGGGGACCGGCCCGGAGAGCGCCGCGCTGCTACGCCTGTTCGCCCGGCACGGCTGCCGGGTGTGGCTGGTCGACGGGACTCCCGCGGAGCCCGGCAGGCAGCGCAGGGCACCCGGCAGGGACCACCTGTGGGGATTCCCCGTCAGGCCGCTGGACGCGGCGCGCCGGCCGTTCTCCCTCACGGGCAAGCGGGTCATGGACGTGTGCCTCGCCGCTGTCGCCCTCGTCGCGGCGGCGCCCGTGCTGGTCGTCTGCGCGCTCGCCGTCCGTCTCTTCGACGGGCCCGGAATCATCTTCCGGCAGGAACGGATCGGACTGGACGGACGGCCGTTCGTGCTGCTGAAGTTCCGCACCATCAGCCCGGTCGACGAGCACGAGTCCGCCACCCGCTGGAGCGTGGCCTCCGACCGGCGGATGAGCGTCACCGGCAGTCTGCTGCGCCGCACCTCCCTCGACGAACTGCCGCAGCTGTGGAACGTGCTGCGGGGCGACATGAGCCTCGTCGGCCCCCGGCCGGAACGCCCCTACTTCGTCGCCAAGTTCAGCCGTGTCCATCCCGGCTACCAGGCGCGCCACCGGATGCCCGTCGGCATCACCGGGCTCGCGCAGATCCACGGCCTGCGCGGCGACACCTCCATCGAGGAACGCGCCCGCTTCGACAACCACTACATCGACACGTGGTCGCTGTGGCAGGACGTCTGCATCCTGGTCCGCACCGCCGCCTCCATGCTGAGGCTGGGAGGCAGTTGA
- a CDS encoding polysaccharide deacetylase family protein produces the protein MTTDTAAPPAAPALAQPWILMYHAVGDPTADPYGITVAPDRLELHLRWLRARGLRGVGVADLLRAHGAGNAAGLVGLTFDDGYADFVDTALPLLARHDCAATVFVLPGRLGGTNEWDPEGPRRPLLTGRQIRAAADAGTEIASHGLFHRHLAGCPDDVLVEETARSRDLLHELTGTAPAGFCYPYGTFDRRAAEAVRRAGYTYACAIAPGAAAGPYALPRTHISQADRGTRLWAKWLRHRARRRPALGPVRSGGAG, from the coding sequence ATGACCACTGACACCGCGGCGCCGCCCGCCGCCCCGGCCCTCGCCCAGCCGTGGATCCTGATGTACCACGCCGTGGGCGACCCCACAGCGGACCCGTACGGCATCACCGTCGCACCGGACCGCCTGGAACTCCATCTCCGCTGGCTGCGCGCCCGCGGCCTGCGCGGAGTGGGCGTGGCCGACCTGCTGCGCGCCCACGGCGCGGGCAACGCCGCCGGCCTCGTCGGCCTCACCTTCGACGACGGTTACGCCGACTTCGTCGACACGGCACTGCCGCTGCTGGCCAGGCACGACTGCGCGGCCACCGTGTTCGTCCTGCCCGGCCGGCTCGGCGGCACCAACGAGTGGGACCCGGAGGGTCCGCGCCGGCCGCTGCTCACCGGCCGGCAGATCAGGGCCGCCGCGGACGCGGGCACCGAGATCGCCTCGCACGGCCTGTTCCACCGCCACCTGGCGGGCTGCCCGGACGACGTGCTCGTCGAGGAGACCGCCCGCAGCCGCGACCTGCTCCACGAACTCACCGGCACGGCCCCCGCCGGGTTCTGCTACCCGTACGGCACCTTCGACCGGCGCGCCGCCGAGGCCGTGCGCCGGGCGGGCTACACGTACGCCTGCGCCATCGCCCCCGGCGCGGCGGCCGGACCGTACGCCCTGCCCCGTACGCACATCAGCCAGGCCGACCGCGGCACCCGGCTGTGGGCGAAGTGGCTGCGCCACCGGGCACGCCGCCGTCCGGCGCTCGGCCCGGTGCGCTCCGGCGGTGCCGGATGA
- a CDS encoding O-antigen ligase family protein, whose product MTAVTWTAARHRRTPPFLRLLPLVATVLLPAAPLPAVGGGAGTVSPADIASGGLVVWCAVQVLHRRSRPLTPAAAVVFGLPVVGFAVATVTAAQPNAALPGFVRYLQVFVLVPLAVVLLVRDARDFRVVAGALVVLALAQGAVGTYQFATGTGASYMGEDIRAVGTFGPTDVMGMATVVSYGLIAALALALRPPSDAPSWLRPCAFTAAAVLVLPLALSFSRGAWIATALAAFAVVALCGLRQAVRVLSAVAALGVVLVGGLGIGSQMISERVSSITRVTDAPDRSVGDRYAMWAAAAGMWREEPAAGVGLKGFPAHRDGHSSIGLSAGSDIAGAGRQFEKQPLLSPHNMYLLVLGEQGLIGLTAFAGSLAAVLVLGLRRLAGGPHGWAVDCGLTAVGLMLWQTVDFLYADIGGPSTALTGVLLGLAAWWALGGTRRV is encoded by the coding sequence ATGACAGCCGTCACCTGGACCGCCGCGCGGCACAGGCGCACACCGCCCTTCCTCCGCCTGCTGCCCCTGGTCGCGACCGTGCTGCTGCCGGCCGCACCGCTCCCGGCGGTCGGCGGCGGGGCGGGCACGGTGAGCCCGGCGGACATCGCGTCGGGGGGCCTGGTGGTGTGGTGCGCGGTGCAGGTCCTGCACCGCCGCTCCCGGCCCCTGACGCCCGCCGCCGCCGTCGTGTTCGGCCTGCCCGTCGTCGGCTTCGCGGTCGCGACCGTCACCGCGGCCCAACCGAACGCCGCGCTGCCCGGGTTCGTGCGCTACCTCCAGGTCTTCGTCCTCGTGCCGCTGGCCGTCGTGCTGCTCGTACGGGACGCGCGCGACTTCCGCGTCGTCGCCGGTGCCCTGGTCGTCCTGGCGCTCGCCCAGGGGGCCGTGGGCACCTACCAGTTCGCCACCGGCACCGGCGCCTCCTACATGGGCGAGGACATCCGGGCCGTGGGCACCTTCGGGCCGACGGACGTCATGGGGATGGCGACCGTCGTGTCGTACGGGCTGATCGCGGCGCTCGCGCTCGCCCTGCGCCCCCCGTCCGACGCGCCCTCCTGGCTGAGGCCGTGCGCGTTCACGGCCGCGGCCGTGCTCGTCCTGCCGCTCGCCCTGTCGTTCAGCAGGGGCGCGTGGATCGCCACGGCGCTCGCCGCGTTCGCGGTGGTCGCGCTGTGCGGGCTGCGGCAGGCGGTGCGGGTGCTGTCGGCGGTGGCCGCGCTCGGCGTCGTACTCGTCGGGGGCCTCGGCATCGGCTCCCAGATGATCTCCGAGCGCGTCAGCAGCATCACCCGCGTCACCGACGCGCCGGACCGGTCGGTCGGCGACCGGTACGCGATGTGGGCCGCGGCGGCCGGGATGTGGCGCGAGGAGCCGGCGGCGGGGGTCGGGCTGAAGGGCTTCCCGGCCCACCGCGACGGTCATTCCTCGATCGGCCTGTCCGCCGGCAGCGACATCGCCGGTGCGGGCAGGCAGTTCGAGAAGCAGCCGCTGCTGTCGCCGCACAACATGTACCTGCTCGTCCTCGGCGAGCAGGGCCTGATCGGGCTCACCGCGTTCGCCGGCAGTCTCGCCGCCGTCCTCGTCCTCGGCCTGCGCCGGCTCGCCGGCGGCCCGCACGGGTGGGCCGTGGACTGCGGACTGACGGCGGTCGGCCTGATGCTCTGGCAGACCGTCGACTTCCTCTACGCGGACATCGGCGGCCCGTCGACGGCCCTCACGGGTGTGCTGCTGGGCCTGGCGGCCTGGTGGGCGCTCGGCGGAACGAGGCGCGTGTGA
- a CDS encoding glycosyltransferase — protein MRVLHIITGLGVGGAEQQLRLLLRHLPAECDVVTLTNPGQVADGLRADGVSVTHLGMRSNTDLTALPRLARFVRRGRYDLVHTHLYRACVYGRIAARLAGVRAAVATEHSLGGQEIEGRPLTRGTRALYLSTERLGAATVAVSPTVAGRLRDWGVPGPRIHVVPNGIDAARFRFDASGRHVTRRRLGVPADAYVVGGVGRLVPGKRFDVLIEAVAALPGVRLLLAGDGPERDALRALAVRLRAADRIRLLGECDADGVAALLSAVDVFVSASREEAFGLAVVEALAAGLPVLHSTCPAVDDLPANDAPGATRLQDGGVRELAEALRARRTAVPRRLPPPRAVGRYDIARGSRLLMDVYAHALDTARPDSDRPEHFPPEPTRRALP, from the coding sequence ATGAGGGTCCTGCACATCATCACCGGTCTCGGCGTCGGCGGCGCGGAACAGCAACTGCGGCTGCTGCTGCGCCATCTCCCCGCCGAGTGCGACGTCGTCACCCTGACCAATCCCGGTCAGGTCGCCGACGGGCTGCGCGCGGACGGGGTGTCGGTCACGCACCTCGGCATGCGGAGCAACACGGATCTCACGGCCCTGCCGCGACTCGCCCGGTTCGTCCGGCGCGGCCGGTACGACCTCGTGCACACACACCTGTACCGGGCCTGCGTCTACGGGCGGATCGCCGCCAGGCTGGCCGGGGTGCGGGCCGCCGTCGCCACCGAACACTCCCTGGGCGGCCAGGAGATCGAGGGCCGGCCGCTCACCCGGGGCACCCGCGCGCTGTACCTCAGCACCGAACGCCTCGGCGCCGCCACCGTCGCCGTCTCCCCGACCGTGGCCGGCCGGCTCCGCGACTGGGGCGTTCCCGGCCCCCGCATCCACGTCGTGCCGAACGGCATCGACGCTGCACGGTTCCGCTTCGACGCCTCCGGGCGGCACGTCACCCGGAGGCGGCTCGGCGTCCCCGCCGACGCCTACGTGGTCGGCGGCGTGGGCCGGCTCGTTCCCGGCAAACGCTTCGACGTCCTGATCGAGGCGGTCGCCGCCCTGCCCGGCGTCCGGCTGCTGCTCGCCGGCGACGGTCCGGAGCGGGACGCACTGCGCGCCCTCGCCGTACGGCTCCGGGCGGCCGATCGGATCCGGCTGCTCGGGGAGTGCGACGCCGACGGGGTCGCCGCGCTGCTTTCCGCCGTGGACGTGTTCGTGTCGGCCTCCCGAGAAGAAGCGTTCGGGCTCGCCGTGGTCGAGGCCCTCGCCGCCGGCCTGCCGGTACTGCACAGCACCTGTCCCGCCGTCGACGACCTACCGGCGAACGACGCACCGGGCGCCACCCGGCTGCAGGACGGCGGCGTCCGTGAGCTCGCGGAAGCACTGCGCGCCCGCAGGACCGCGGTCCCCCGACGGCTGCCGCCGCCCCGCGCCGTCGGCCGCTACGACATCGCGCGGGGCAGCCGCCTTCTGATGGACGTGTACGCGCACGCCCTGGACACCGCCCGGCCGGACAGCGACCGGCCGGAGCACTTCCCTCCCGAACCGACCCGGAGAGCACTCCCATGA
- a CDS encoding lipid II flippase MurJ, producing the protein MRGRHARRGGRTGDAGRGTPPVLGRFLVRAAAVTAGLTAAGAVLGLVRDQTIAHIFGAGVESDAFLIAWTVPEMASTLLIEDAMALLLVPAFSHALARRAADSRIADPVGELVSATFPRLFALLTCAAGLLLIGAPLVVRVLAPGFGDPGLAVDCTRMTALTVLTFGVTGYLSAALRAHGSFLRPASVYVAYNAGIIATTLALHSVWGVRAAAVGVAVGSLLMVAVQLPAFARRMTLRPLVRRPRSKAPLLGAALLAPVVLFAVSRQSQVLVERFLAAPLPAGAISHLNYAQKVAQMPMVLSLMVCTVTFPVVAKAMAEGDHDRARRRVEQDLAMAGATVLLGTAMVVAYAPQIIEVLFQRGAFDAQDTGITATVMRVYAAGLLGHCLVGALGRPFFSSGRPTWYPAAAMAAGLAVTVAAGAVMVGALGVNGIAAANAAGISTTALLLLCGLGSQGVAIQVRSVGGRIGRLTVAAAAATAAGLFTAPLTGGPLQSLAAGCLLLPAVFLLTARALGAPEAVHLLGLARRRLLHDH; encoded by the coding sequence GTGCGGGGGCGGCACGCCCGCAGGGGCGGGCGGACGGGCGACGCGGGGCGCGGCACACCGCCCGTCCTCGGGCGGTTCCTCGTCCGGGCGGCCGCGGTCACCGCCGGGCTCACCGCGGCAGGCGCCGTGCTCGGACTGGTGCGGGACCAGACCATCGCGCACATCTTCGGGGCCGGCGTGGAGAGCGACGCGTTCCTCATCGCCTGGACCGTCCCCGAGATGGCCTCCACGCTCCTCATCGAGGACGCGATGGCGCTGCTGCTGGTCCCCGCGTTCAGCCATGCCCTCGCCCGGCGGGCCGCGGACAGCCGGATCGCCGATCCCGTGGGGGAACTGGTCTCCGCCACCTTCCCGCGGCTGTTCGCCCTGCTGACCTGTGCCGCCGGCCTGCTGCTGATCGGCGCGCCGCTCGTCGTGCGGGTCCTCGCGCCGGGCTTCGGCGACCCGGGGCTCGCCGTGGACTGCACCCGGATGACCGCGCTGACCGTCCTCACGTTCGGCGTCACCGGCTACCTCAGCGCCGCCCTGCGCGCCCACGGCAGCTTCCTCCGCCCGGCGAGCGTCTACGTCGCGTACAACGCCGGCATCATCGCCACGACGCTCGCCCTGCACTCCGTGTGGGGCGTACGCGCCGCCGCGGTCGGTGTCGCCGTCGGCAGCCTGCTCATGGTGGCCGTGCAACTGCCCGCCTTCGCCCGCCGTATGACGCTGCGACCGCTGGTGCGCCGCCCCCGGTCCAAGGCGCCCCTCCTCGGCGCCGCCCTCCTCGCCCCCGTCGTGCTCTTCGCCGTCAGCCGCCAGTCCCAGGTCCTCGTCGAGCGCTTCCTCGCGGCGCCGCTCCCCGCCGGGGCGATCTCCCATCTCAACTACGCGCAGAAGGTCGCGCAGATGCCGATGGTGCTGTCGCTGATGGTGTGCACGGTGACGTTCCCCGTCGTCGCCAAGGCCATGGCGGAGGGCGACCACGACCGGGCCCGCCGCCGCGTCGAGCAGGACCTCGCCATGGCCGGCGCGACGGTCCTGCTCGGCACCGCGATGGTCGTCGCATACGCGCCCCAGATCATCGAAGTGCTCTTCCAGCGCGGCGCGTTCGACGCCCAGGACACCGGGATCACCGCCACCGTCATGCGCGTGTACGCAGCGGGCCTCCTCGGCCACTGCCTCGTCGGCGCGCTCGGCCGGCCGTTCTTCTCCTCCGGCCGGCCCACCTGGTACCCGGCCGCCGCGATGGCCGCGGGGCTCGCGGTCACCGTCGCGGCCGGTGCCGTCATGGTCGGCGCCCTCGGCGTGAACGGCATCGCGGCCGCCAACGCCGCCGGCATCAGCACCACCGCGCTGCTGCTGCTGTGCGGCCTCGGATCGCAGGGGGTCGCCATCCAGGTGCGCTCCGTCGGCGGCCGCATCGGCCGGCTCACGGTCGCCGCGGCCGCCGCCACGGCGGCCGGCCTCTTCACCGCGCCGCTGACCGGCGGCCCGCTGCAGAGCCTCGCCGCCGGTTGTCTGCTGCTGCCCGCCGTCTTCCTGCTCACCGCCCGCGCCCTGGGCGCGCCCGAAGCCGTACACCTGCTGGGACTCGCCCGACGGAGGCTGCTTCATGACCACTGA
- a CDS encoding glycosyl hydrolase: MPQRRRLIRTGIGTVTAGLLVSTAVSGIRTAGAAPHANDGPDSPEKPPVAVGAYLHYGPPGVGRMAELSRWLGGRELRVAHTYLPGDRWANIEGRPEFLRPWADWRRGAEDRMFVLNVPMLERNEARLPDGVVRALLTAGAEGSFDKHFRTLAGRLVEAGVPDTVIVLGWEMNGTTYTHRCAPHPAAWKAYWHRIVTAMRSVPGQKFRFDFAPNRGQDAIPWTECYPGDDVVDIIGMDSYDQPPGGTFDEQVNAPYGLRKQIEFAAAHNKAISYPEWGLFRNGDNPEYMRRMLEWIDRHKPLYQTITDYCPHGVWQCEDNPQSSKVFRSKLFANPVPAEPAPVDPGPAEPGPVAPDPAEPDPLEPPVEPAPAEPAPPDSTDPGVPLPSPLPDDGMTNPVDWCVPVDLGDWVAQWMGDRQFCVEFPWPEGQLGF; this comes from the coding sequence ATGCCACAACGGCGCCGTCTCATCCGCACGGGCATCGGAACGGTCACCGCCGGTCTTCTTGTCTCCACCGCTGTTTCCGGGATCCGGACGGCGGGCGCTGCCCCCCACGCGAACGACGGTCCTGACTCTCCGGAGAAACCACCGGTAGCCGTGGGGGCCTATCTCCACTACGGTCCGCCCGGTGTCGGGCGTATGGCCGAACTGTCCCGGTGGCTCGGCGGGCGCGAGCTGAGAGTCGCTCACACGTATCTCCCGGGCGACCGCTGGGCCAACATCGAGGGCCGGCCGGAGTTCCTGCGTCCGTGGGCCGACTGGCGGCGCGGCGCCGAGGACCGGATGTTCGTCCTCAACGTCCCGATGCTGGAGCGCAACGAGGCGCGACTGCCGGACGGCGTGGTCAGGGCGCTGCTGACCGCCGGGGCGGAGGGCAGCTTCGACAAGCACTTCCGGACCCTCGCGGGCCGGCTCGTCGAGGCGGGTGTCCCGGACACGGTGATCGTCCTCGGCTGGGAGATGAACGGCACGACGTACACGCACCGTTGTGCGCCGCACCCCGCGGCGTGGAAGGCGTACTGGCACCGCATCGTCACGGCCATGCGTTCCGTCCCCGGGCAGAAGTTCCGATTCGACTTCGCTCCCAATCGCGGTCAGGACGCCATTCCCTGGACCGAGTGCTACCCCGGTGACGACGTGGTCGACATCATCGGGATGGACTCGTACGACCAGCCTCCGGGCGGGACGTTCGACGAACAGGTGAATGCCCCGTACGGATTGCGGAAGCAGATCGAGTTCGCCGCGGCGCACAACAAGGCGATCTCGTATCCGGAGTGGGGGCTTTTCCGGAACGGCGACAATCCCGAGTACATGCGCCGCATGCTCGAATGGATCGACCGTCACAAGCCGCTCTACCAGACGATCACAGACTACTGCCCGCATGGTGTGTGGCAGTGCGAAGACAATCCGCAGTCCTCGAAAGTGTTCCGCTCGAAGCTGTTTGCGAACCCCGTTCCTGCGGAGCCCGCGCCCGTCGATCCCGGCCCTGCCGAGCCCGGTCCCGTCGCGCCGGATCCCGCGGAGCCCGACCCCTTGGAGCCGCCCGTCGAACCGGCACCGGCGGAGCCCGCACCTCCGGACAGCACGGACCCCGGCGTGCCGCTGCCCTCTCCGCTGCCGGACGACGGCATGACGAACCCCGTCGACTGGTGCGTCCCCGTGGATCTCGGGGACTGGGTCGCGCAGTGGATGGGAGACCGGCAGTTCTGTGTCGAGTTCCCCTGGCCGGAGGGACAGTTGGGCTTCTGA